The following are from one region of the Salvia hispanica cultivar TCC Black 2014 chromosome 1, UniMelb_Shisp_WGS_1.0, whole genome shotgun sequence genome:
- the LOC125187591 gene encoding probable pectinesterase 29 — protein sequence MASLKWCICIFLSLLSSISSISAAIIVVDQSKRGGFTTVQAAINSIPSGNTIWTTIDIKQGTYREQVIIPEDKPFIILKGAGTKNTIISWNGHGAIDATATFSSEANNTIARDISFMNSYNSPPKSNRNPMDQAVAARILGDKSAFYRCGFFGLQDTLWDVQGRHYYKSCTIEGAVDFIFGDAQSLYEGCTISVVAGSVNGPGFITAQGRENPNDKSGFVFYNCNIIGDGKVYLGRPWRSYARVLFYNTQMSDIIVPQGWDAWKNTGNENRLSLSEYKSRGPGSMSSRRVGWAKKLNEGEANKLATISFIDNHGWIENVFKNLN from the exons atggCATCTCTTAAATGGTGCATCTGCATATTTTTGTCCCTCTTGTCATCAATTTCTTCCATTAGCGCAGCCATAATCGTGGTTGATCAATCGAAGCGCGGTGGTTTCACAACCGTGCAAGCCGCCATTAATTCCATTCCTTCCGGCAACACCATCTGGACTACCATTGACATCAAACAAGGCACTTACAG GGAACAAGTGATTATTCCCGAGGATAAGCCATTCATAATCTTGAAAGGAGCAGGAACTAAAAACACCATCATTTCGTGGAATGGTCATGGCGCCATTGACGCAACTGCTACTTTCAGTTCTGAAGCTAACAACACCATAGCCAGAGACATATCGTTCATG AATTCTTACAACTCTCCCCCAAAGAGTAATAGAAATCCGATGGATCAAGCGGTGGCAGCGCGGATTTTAGGTGACAAATCAGCCTTCTACCGTTGTGGATTTTTCGGATTGCAAGACACCTTGTGGGATGTTCAAGGCAGACATTACTACAAAAGTTGCACCATTGAAGGTGCCGTTGATTTCATATTTGGTGATGCTCAATCCTTATATGAG GGTTGCACCATATCAGTAGTTGCGGGGTCCGTAAACGGACCAGGATTTATCACAGCTCAAGGGAGAGAGAACCCTAATGATAAGAGTGGGTTCGTCTTCTACAACTGCAACATAATTGGAGATGGGAAAGTGTATCTTGGAAGACCGTGGAGAAGTTACGCTAGAGTCCTCTTTTACAACACACAAATGTCCGACATCATTGTTCCTCAAGGATGGGATGCTTGGAAAAACACTGGCAACGA GAATCGACTCTCACTGTCTGAGTATAAAAGTAGAGGTCCAGGTTCGATGAGTTCCAGAAGAGTGGGATGGGCGAAGAAGCTAAATGAAGGAGAGGCTAACAAGTTAGCCACCATTTCCTTCATTGATAATCATGGATGGATTGAAAATGTGtttaaaaatctcaattaa